In the Pithys albifrons albifrons isolate INPA30051 chromosome 3, PitAlb_v1, whole genome shotgun sequence genome, one interval contains:
- the CPSF6 gene encoding cleavage and polyadenylation specificity factor subunit 6 isoform X1: MADGVDHIDIYADVGEEFNQEAEYGGHDQIDLYDDVISPSANNGDAPEDRDYMDSLPPSVGDDVGKGAAPNVVYTYTGKRIALYIGNLTWWTTDEDLTEAVHSLGVNDILEIKFFENRANGQSKGFALVGVGSEASSKKLMDLLPKRELHGQNPVVTPCNKQFLSQFEMQSRKTTQSGQMSGEGKAGPPGGSSRAAFPPSNRGRGRFPGAIPGGDRFPGPAGPGGPPPPFPAGQTPPRPPLGPPGPPGPPGPPPPGQVLPPPLAGPPNRGDRPPPPVLFPGQPFGQPPLGPLPPGPPPPVPGYGPPPGPPPPQQGPPPPPGPFPPRPPGPLGPPLTLAPPPHLPGPPPGAPPPAPHVNPAFFPPPANSGIPTSDSRGPPPTDPYGRPPPYDRGDYGPPGRRFTGNNMSIREKLHIPFYGRHTKNNTQNSGREMDAARTPLSEAEFEEIMNRNRAISSSAISRAVSDASAGDYGSAIETLVTAISLIKQSKVSADDRCKVLISSLQDCLHGIESKSYGSGSRRRERSRERDHSRSREKSRRHKSRSRDRHDDYYRERSRERERHRDRDRDRDRERDREREYRHR; encoded by the exons gagGCTGAATATGGTGGACATGATCAGATTGATTTATATGATGATGTAATTTCTCCATCTGCAAATAATGGAGATGCCCCAGAGGATCGTGATTACATGGATTCTCTCCCACCATCTGTTGGGGATGATGTAGGTAAAGGAGCTGCACCAAATGTTGTCTATACATATACTGGAAAGAGAATTGCCTTGTACATTGGAAATCTTACTTGG tggaCAACAGATGAAGACTTAACTGAAGCAGTCCATTCACTGGGGGTAAATgatattttggaaataaaattttttgaAAATCGTGCTAATGGCCAGTCTAAAGG gtTTGCCCTTGTGGGTGTGGGATCAGAAGCATCCTCCAAAAAGTTGATGGATTTGTTGCCTAAAAGAGAATTGCATGGGCAGAATCCTGTTGTAACTCCATGTAATAAACAGTTTCTGAGTCAATTTGAAATGCAGTCAAGGAAAA CCACACAGTCTGGCCAGATGTCTGGGGAAGGTAAAGCTGGTCCCCCAGGAGGAAGCTCAAGAGCAGCATTTCCACCTAGTAATAGAGGTCGAGGCCGTTTTCCAGGTGCCATTCCAGGTGGAGACAGATTCCCTGgaccagcagggccaggagggccACCACCACCTTTCCCAG ctGGACAAACTCCCCCACGTCCACCTTTAGGTCCTCCTGGCCCACCAGGCCCACCAGGCCCTCCACCTCCTGGTCAGGTCCTCCCACCTCCATTAGCTGGACCTCCTAATCGTGGTGACCGTCCACCACCACCAGTTCTGTTTCCAGGACAGCCTTTTGGTCAGCCTCCACTTGGGCCGCTTCCTCCAGGCCCTCCACCACCAGTTCCAGGCTATGGGCCACCACCAGGTCCACCACCACCTCAGCAGGGTCCACCTCCACCTCCGGGTCCATTTCCCCCTCGTCCGCCTGGCCCTCTTGGGCCACCCCTGACTCTTGCTCCTCCTCCACATCTCCCTGGGCCACCTCCAGGTGctccaccaccagcaccacatGTGAATCCAGCTTTCTTCCCCCCACCTGCCAATAGTGGCATACCTACTTCAGACAGCCGTGGCCCACCTCCAACAGATCCATATGGCCGACCTCCACCATATGACAGAGGTGACTATGGGCCACCTGGAAG GCGTTTCACTGGAAATAACATGTCCATAagagaaaaattacatattcCATTCTATGGGAGGCACACGAAAAATAATACTCAAAACTCAGGGAG AGAAATGGATGCTGCAAGGACACCTCTAAGTGAAGCAGAATTTGAAGAAATCATGAATAGAAATAGGGCGATCTCAAGCAGTGCCATTTCGAGAGCTGTATCAGATGCCAGTGCTG GGGACTATGGAAGTGCTATAGAGACCTTGGTAACTGCGATTTCCTTAATTAAACAGTCCAAAGTATCTGCAGATGATCGCTGTAAAGTACTTATTAGCTCTCTTCAGGACTGCCTCCATGGAATTGAGTCCAAGTCTTATGGGTCTGGATCCAG aAGACGTGAACGATCCAGAGAGAGGGACCACAGTAGGTCACGAGAAAAAAGTAGGCGCCACAAATCGCGTAGTAGAGATCGTCATGATGATTATTACCGGGAAAGAAGCCGTGAAAGAGAGAGACATCGTGATCGCGACAGAGATCGCGACAGAGAAcgagacagagagagagaatacCGTCACCGTTAA
- the CPSF6 gene encoding cleavage and polyadenylation specificity factor subunit 6 isoform X4, which yields MADGVDHIDIYADVGEEFNQEAEYGGHDQIDLYDDVISPSANNGDAPEDRDYMDSLPPSVGDDVGKGAAPNVVYTYTGKRIALYIGNLTWWTTDEDLTEAVHSLGVNDILEIKFFENRANGQSKGFALVGVGSEASSKKLMDLLPKRELHGQNPVVTPCNKQFLSQFEMQSRKTTQSGQMSGEGKAGPPGGSSRAAFPPSNRGRGRFPGAIPGGDRFPGPAGPGGPPPPFPAGQTPPRPPLGPPGPPGPPGPPPPGQVLPPPLAGPPNRGDRPPPPVLFPGQPFGQPPLGPLPPGPPPPVPGYGPPPGPPPPQQGPPPPPGPFPPRPPGPLGPPLTLAPPPHLPGPPPGAPPPAPHVNPAFFPPPANSGIPTSDSRGPPPTDPYGRPPPYDRGDYGPPGREMDAARTPLSEAEFEEIMNRNRAISSSAISRAVSDASAGDYGSAIETLVTAISLIKQSKVSADDRCKVLISSLQDCLHGIESKSYGSGSRRERSRERDHSRSREKSRRHKSRSRDRHDDYYRERSRERERHRDRDRDRDRERDREREYRHR from the exons gagGCTGAATATGGTGGACATGATCAGATTGATTTATATGATGATGTAATTTCTCCATCTGCAAATAATGGAGATGCCCCAGAGGATCGTGATTACATGGATTCTCTCCCACCATCTGTTGGGGATGATGTAGGTAAAGGAGCTGCACCAAATGTTGTCTATACATATACTGGAAAGAGAATTGCCTTGTACATTGGAAATCTTACTTGG tggaCAACAGATGAAGACTTAACTGAAGCAGTCCATTCACTGGGGGTAAATgatattttggaaataaaattttttgaAAATCGTGCTAATGGCCAGTCTAAAGG gtTTGCCCTTGTGGGTGTGGGATCAGAAGCATCCTCCAAAAAGTTGATGGATTTGTTGCCTAAAAGAGAATTGCATGGGCAGAATCCTGTTGTAACTCCATGTAATAAACAGTTTCTGAGTCAATTTGAAATGCAGTCAAGGAAAA CCACACAGTCTGGCCAGATGTCTGGGGAAGGTAAAGCTGGTCCCCCAGGAGGAAGCTCAAGAGCAGCATTTCCACCTAGTAATAGAGGTCGAGGCCGTTTTCCAGGTGCCATTCCAGGTGGAGACAGATTCCCTGgaccagcagggccaggagggccACCACCACCTTTCCCAG ctGGACAAACTCCCCCACGTCCACCTTTAGGTCCTCCTGGCCCACCAGGCCCACCAGGCCCTCCACCTCCTGGTCAGGTCCTCCCACCTCCATTAGCTGGACCTCCTAATCGTGGTGACCGTCCACCACCACCAGTTCTGTTTCCAGGACAGCCTTTTGGTCAGCCTCCACTTGGGCCGCTTCCTCCAGGCCCTCCACCACCAGTTCCAGGCTATGGGCCACCACCAGGTCCACCACCACCTCAGCAGGGTCCACCTCCACCTCCGGGTCCATTTCCCCCTCGTCCGCCTGGCCCTCTTGGGCCACCCCTGACTCTTGCTCCTCCTCCACATCTCCCTGGGCCACCTCCAGGTGctccaccaccagcaccacatGTGAATCCAGCTTTCTTCCCCCCACCTGCCAATAGTGGCATACCTACTTCAGACAGCCGTGGCCCACCTCCAACAGATCCATATGGCCGACCTCCACCATATGACAGAGGTGACTATGGGCCACCTGGAAG AGAAATGGATGCTGCAAGGACACCTCTAAGTGAAGCAGAATTTGAAGAAATCATGAATAGAAATAGGGCGATCTCAAGCAGTGCCATTTCGAGAGCTGTATCAGATGCCAGTGCTG GGGACTATGGAAGTGCTATAGAGACCTTGGTAACTGCGATTTCCTTAATTAAACAGTCCAAAGTATCTGCAGATGATCGCTGTAAAGTACTTATTAGCTCTCTTCAGGACTGCCTCCATGGAATTGAGTCCAAGTCTTATGGGTCTGGATCCAG ACGTGAACGATCCAGAGAGAGGGACCACAGTAGGTCACGAGAAAAAAGTAGGCGCCACAAATCGCGTAGTAGAGATCGTCATGATGATTATTACCGGGAAAGAAGCCGTGAAAGAGAGAGACATCGTGATCGCGACAGAGATCGCGACAGAGAAcgagacagagagagagaatacCGTCACCGTTAA
- the CPSF6 gene encoding cleavage and polyadenylation specificity factor subunit 6 isoform X2, whose amino-acid sequence MADGVDHIDIYADVGEEFNQEAEYGGHDQIDLYDDVISPSANNGDAPEDRDYMDSLPPSVGDDVGKGAAPNVVYTYTGKRIALYIGNLTWWTTDEDLTEAVHSLGVNDILEIKFFENRANGQSKGFALVGVGSEASSKKLMDLLPKRELHGQNPVVTPCNKQFLSQFEMQSRKTTQSGQMSGEGKAGPPGGSSRAAFPPSNRGRGRFPGAIPGGDRFPGPAGPGGPPPPFPAGQTPPRPPLGPPGPPGPPGPPPPGQVLPPPLAGPPNRGDRPPPPVLFPGQPFGQPPLGPLPPGPPPPVPGYGPPPGPPPPQQGPPPPPGPFPPRPPGPLGPPLTLAPPPHLPGPPPGAPPPAPHVNPAFFPPPANSGIPTSDSRGPPPTDPYGRPPPYDRGDYGPPGRRFTGNNMSIREKLHIPFYGRHTKNNTQNSGREMDAARTPLSEAEFEEIMNRNRAISSSAISRAVSDASAGDYGSAIETLVTAISLIKQSKVSADDRCKVLISSLQDCLHGIESKSYGSGSRRERSRERDHSRSREKSRRHKSRSRDRHDDYYRERSRERERHRDRDRDRDRERDREREYRHR is encoded by the exons gagGCTGAATATGGTGGACATGATCAGATTGATTTATATGATGATGTAATTTCTCCATCTGCAAATAATGGAGATGCCCCAGAGGATCGTGATTACATGGATTCTCTCCCACCATCTGTTGGGGATGATGTAGGTAAAGGAGCTGCACCAAATGTTGTCTATACATATACTGGAAAGAGAATTGCCTTGTACATTGGAAATCTTACTTGG tggaCAACAGATGAAGACTTAACTGAAGCAGTCCATTCACTGGGGGTAAATgatattttggaaataaaattttttgaAAATCGTGCTAATGGCCAGTCTAAAGG gtTTGCCCTTGTGGGTGTGGGATCAGAAGCATCCTCCAAAAAGTTGATGGATTTGTTGCCTAAAAGAGAATTGCATGGGCAGAATCCTGTTGTAACTCCATGTAATAAACAGTTTCTGAGTCAATTTGAAATGCAGTCAAGGAAAA CCACACAGTCTGGCCAGATGTCTGGGGAAGGTAAAGCTGGTCCCCCAGGAGGAAGCTCAAGAGCAGCATTTCCACCTAGTAATAGAGGTCGAGGCCGTTTTCCAGGTGCCATTCCAGGTGGAGACAGATTCCCTGgaccagcagggccaggagggccACCACCACCTTTCCCAG ctGGACAAACTCCCCCACGTCCACCTTTAGGTCCTCCTGGCCCACCAGGCCCACCAGGCCCTCCACCTCCTGGTCAGGTCCTCCCACCTCCATTAGCTGGACCTCCTAATCGTGGTGACCGTCCACCACCACCAGTTCTGTTTCCAGGACAGCCTTTTGGTCAGCCTCCACTTGGGCCGCTTCCTCCAGGCCCTCCACCACCAGTTCCAGGCTATGGGCCACCACCAGGTCCACCACCACCTCAGCAGGGTCCACCTCCACCTCCGGGTCCATTTCCCCCTCGTCCGCCTGGCCCTCTTGGGCCACCCCTGACTCTTGCTCCTCCTCCACATCTCCCTGGGCCACCTCCAGGTGctccaccaccagcaccacatGTGAATCCAGCTTTCTTCCCCCCACCTGCCAATAGTGGCATACCTACTTCAGACAGCCGTGGCCCACCTCCAACAGATCCATATGGCCGACCTCCACCATATGACAGAGGTGACTATGGGCCACCTGGAAG GCGTTTCACTGGAAATAACATGTCCATAagagaaaaattacatattcCATTCTATGGGAGGCACACGAAAAATAATACTCAAAACTCAGGGAG AGAAATGGATGCTGCAAGGACACCTCTAAGTGAAGCAGAATTTGAAGAAATCATGAATAGAAATAGGGCGATCTCAAGCAGTGCCATTTCGAGAGCTGTATCAGATGCCAGTGCTG GGGACTATGGAAGTGCTATAGAGACCTTGGTAACTGCGATTTCCTTAATTAAACAGTCCAAAGTATCTGCAGATGATCGCTGTAAAGTACTTATTAGCTCTCTTCAGGACTGCCTCCATGGAATTGAGTCCAAGTCTTATGGGTCTGGATCCAG ACGTGAACGATCCAGAGAGAGGGACCACAGTAGGTCACGAGAAAAAAGTAGGCGCCACAAATCGCGTAGTAGAGATCGTCATGATGATTATTACCGGGAAAGAAGCCGTGAAAGAGAGAGACATCGTGATCGCGACAGAGATCGCGACAGAGAAcgagacagagagagagaatacCGTCACCGTTAA
- the CPSF6 gene encoding cleavage and polyadenylation specificity factor subunit 6 isoform X3, protein MADGVDHIDIYADVGEEFNQEAEYGGHDQIDLYDDVISPSANNGDAPEDRDYMDSLPPSVGDDVGKGAAPNVVYTYTGKRIALYIGNLTWWTTDEDLTEAVHSLGVNDILEIKFFENRANGQSKGFALVGVGSEASSKKLMDLLPKRELHGQNPVVTPCNKQFLSQFEMQSRKTTQSGQMSGEGKAGPPGGSSRAAFPPSNRGRGRFPGAIPGGDRFPGPAGPGGPPPPFPAGQTPPRPPLGPPGPPGPPGPPPPGQVLPPPLAGPPNRGDRPPPPVLFPGQPFGQPPLGPLPPGPPPPVPGYGPPPGPPPPQQGPPPPPGPFPPRPPGPLGPPLTLAPPPHLPGPPPGAPPPAPHVNPAFFPPPANSGIPTSDSRGPPPTDPYGRPPPYDRGDYGPPGREMDAARTPLSEAEFEEIMNRNRAISSSAISRAVSDASAGDYGSAIETLVTAISLIKQSKVSADDRCKVLISSLQDCLHGIESKSYGSGSRRRERSRERDHSRSREKSRRHKSRSRDRHDDYYRERSRERERHRDRDRDRDRERDREREYRHR, encoded by the exons gagGCTGAATATGGTGGACATGATCAGATTGATTTATATGATGATGTAATTTCTCCATCTGCAAATAATGGAGATGCCCCAGAGGATCGTGATTACATGGATTCTCTCCCACCATCTGTTGGGGATGATGTAGGTAAAGGAGCTGCACCAAATGTTGTCTATACATATACTGGAAAGAGAATTGCCTTGTACATTGGAAATCTTACTTGG tggaCAACAGATGAAGACTTAACTGAAGCAGTCCATTCACTGGGGGTAAATgatattttggaaataaaattttttgaAAATCGTGCTAATGGCCAGTCTAAAGG gtTTGCCCTTGTGGGTGTGGGATCAGAAGCATCCTCCAAAAAGTTGATGGATTTGTTGCCTAAAAGAGAATTGCATGGGCAGAATCCTGTTGTAACTCCATGTAATAAACAGTTTCTGAGTCAATTTGAAATGCAGTCAAGGAAAA CCACACAGTCTGGCCAGATGTCTGGGGAAGGTAAAGCTGGTCCCCCAGGAGGAAGCTCAAGAGCAGCATTTCCACCTAGTAATAGAGGTCGAGGCCGTTTTCCAGGTGCCATTCCAGGTGGAGACAGATTCCCTGgaccagcagggccaggagggccACCACCACCTTTCCCAG ctGGACAAACTCCCCCACGTCCACCTTTAGGTCCTCCTGGCCCACCAGGCCCACCAGGCCCTCCACCTCCTGGTCAGGTCCTCCCACCTCCATTAGCTGGACCTCCTAATCGTGGTGACCGTCCACCACCACCAGTTCTGTTTCCAGGACAGCCTTTTGGTCAGCCTCCACTTGGGCCGCTTCCTCCAGGCCCTCCACCACCAGTTCCAGGCTATGGGCCACCACCAGGTCCACCACCACCTCAGCAGGGTCCACCTCCACCTCCGGGTCCATTTCCCCCTCGTCCGCCTGGCCCTCTTGGGCCACCCCTGACTCTTGCTCCTCCTCCACATCTCCCTGGGCCACCTCCAGGTGctccaccaccagcaccacatGTGAATCCAGCTTTCTTCCCCCCACCTGCCAATAGTGGCATACCTACTTCAGACAGCCGTGGCCCACCTCCAACAGATCCATATGGCCGACCTCCACCATATGACAGAGGTGACTATGGGCCACCTGGAAG AGAAATGGATGCTGCAAGGACACCTCTAAGTGAAGCAGAATTTGAAGAAATCATGAATAGAAATAGGGCGATCTCAAGCAGTGCCATTTCGAGAGCTGTATCAGATGCCAGTGCTG GGGACTATGGAAGTGCTATAGAGACCTTGGTAACTGCGATTTCCTTAATTAAACAGTCCAAAGTATCTGCAGATGATCGCTGTAAAGTACTTATTAGCTCTCTTCAGGACTGCCTCCATGGAATTGAGTCCAAGTCTTATGGGTCTGGATCCAG aAGACGTGAACGATCCAGAGAGAGGGACCACAGTAGGTCACGAGAAAAAAGTAGGCGCCACAAATCGCGTAGTAGAGATCGTCATGATGATTATTACCGGGAAAGAAGCCGTGAAAGAGAGAGACATCGTGATCGCGACAGAGATCGCGACAGAGAAcgagacagagagagagaatacCGTCACCGTTAA